A segment of the Thermodesulfobacteriota bacterium genome:
AGGTCACCCTCGGGCTCTTTCGCAAGGCCGGGGAGCTCGGGCTCCTCATGGCGGACGTGCCCGAGGAGTACGGCGGGCTGGGGCTCGACAAGGCCTCCAGCGCCCTCATCACCGAGAACATGTCGGGACAGGGCTCCTTCTCGGTCATGTACGGGGCCCACGTGGGCATCGGCACCCTGCCCATCGTGTACTACGGCACCCCGGAGCTGAAGCAGAAGTACCTGCCCGGCCTCGCCGACGGGTCCACCGTGGGGTGCTACTGCCTCACCGAGCCCCAGGCGGGCTCCGACGCCCTCTCGGGCCGCACCAAGGCGGTGCTCTCGCCCGACGGCACCCACTACGTGCTCAACGGCACCAAGCAGTTCATCACCAACGGGGGCCTCGCCCAGGTCTTCATCGTCTTCGCCAAGATCGACGGCGAGCACTTCACCGGTTTCGTCCTGGACCGGAACACGCCCGGCCTCACCGTGGGGCCCGAGGAGCACAAGCTCGGGATCCGGGGTTCCTCCACCACCACCGTGATCCTGGAGGACGCCCGGGTGCCGACGGGCAACGTGCTCGGCGAGATCGGCCAGGGCCACAAGATCGCCTTCAACATCCTCAACATCGGCCGGTTCAAGCTCGGCGCCGGGTGCGTGGGGAGCTGCCGCTTCGCCATCGAGCACTCCCTGGCCTATGCCCTGGAGCGCAAGCAGTTCGGCAGGCGCCTGGCCGACTTCGGCCTGATCCGCGAGAAGCTCGCCGAGATGGTCGTGCGCACCTACGCCGCCCAGGCCGCCGTGTACCGCACCGTGGGCCTCATCGACCACCTGCTGGCCTCGGGAGGGGCCCACGGGGCGGCGGCGCTCCAGTCCATCGAGGAGTACAGCGTGGAGTGCGCCATGGTGAAGGTGATCGGCTCCGAGGCGCTCGACTATGTGGTGGACGAGGCGGTGCAGGTATTCGGAGGCTACGGCTACTGCGCCGAGTACCCGGTGGAGCGCTACTACCGGGACAGCCGCATCAACCGCATCTTCGAGGGGACCAACGAGATCAACCGGATGCTGGTGCCCGGCATGCTGCTGCGCAAGGCCATGAAGGGGGAGATCCCCCTCTTCCAGGCGGCCAAGGCCCTCCAGGAGGAGCTCATGGGCATCCCGAGCTTCGACCTCGAGGCGGAGACGGGGCTCCTGGACGCCGAGGTGAAGCTCGTGGCGAACCTCAAGAAGTTCGCCCTCTTCGTGGCCGGGGTGGCGGCCCAGAAGCATGGGAAGGCCCTCGCCGAGCAGCAGGTCGTCCTGAGCCGGCTCGCAGACCTGTGCATCGCCGCCTACACGGCAGAATCCACCTTGTTGCGGGCTCTCAAGGACGCGGGCAAGCGGGGAGAGGCCGCTGCAGCGGTTCCCGTGGCCATCGCGCGCATCGCCTGCGAGGAGGCCATGTCCCGGGCCGAGGGGTTCGCCCGGGAGACCCTGGCGGCCATGGAGTCGGGCGATACCCTCACCACCATGCTCGCGGCCCTGCGCCGCCTGCTGCGGCGCACTCCCGCCGACACGGTGGCCCTGCGCGACCAGATCGCAGCGCGGCTGGTGGAAATGGAGCGGCTGGCGTATTAGAAGGCGCGCTGGCGAGGCCGCGCCTCCTGCCGCCGGGGCGCTACGTTTGGTTTCGCCTGTGCCCAGTCGAAATCGAAATCGGGATCGGAGTCGGCGTCGATTCCGATTTCGATTTCGACCCTGAAACCTGGTGCCCCGCAGTTTCCCTTGCGGGACGGCGGAACCCGCCCTGCGCCCGGAAGGATCGCGGAAGGAACAGATCTTGGAATCATTCTCTGTTATCGAGGAACGGGCAGGCAGGGAAGGAAACGGGCGATGCTCTGCACGCGGACACCGCGCACTGGGCGCGGTTCGCCCTGCAATGAGCGCGGCAACTCCAGCTCCCGCCCTGAGCAACATCCAAACAGAACGACTTTTGATTCCATTGACAGCGTAGCCGCTTCCCCATATCTTCAGCCCCCAGGGGAGCATTTGCACCGAAGCACGAGAGGAGGTCGCATGCGACGCAAGCCATGGCGGAACACCCTGCGGGCAGCACTCGCGCTCCTGGCCGCGGCCCTGCTCTTCGGCTGCGGTTCGGACGTCCTGCCCGGCAACAGCGTGGACTTCGAGGAGGACCCTGCGTCCGGCGGTCACCCCGCCGCCCGGGGGTTCACCGCGAACCTCGACCTGACCCGGGGGGTGGTGCCCTCGGCCACCAACCTCCTCTTCAGCGGCTCCCAGGACGGCACCCTGAACATTCCCGTCCTGGCGTCGGACTCCGCCGGGGCCCGGGCCCTCAAGGCAACCCTCAACGCCCTGGACGGGTTCTCCACGGTGGCCCCCTTCAGCACCACCTTCAGCGCCGAACTCGACCCCGCCAGCCTCACGCCGGCGACGGTGCGGGTCTTCGAGGTGACCCTCACAGGCATCGGGGGGGCCGTGACGGGCGTTACCCGCGAACTGGCCTTCGGCGCCGAGTTTGCAGCGACCCTGTCTTCGGTGGACCCCGCGGGGCGGACCCTGGTCATCGTGCCCCTGCGCCCCCTCGAGCCCCGCACGAGCTACCTCGTGGCGCTGACCGACGGCATCCGCAGCGCCGATGGGCGTTCGGCCATGGCGGCCGATCACTACCTCACCGCCAAGACCGTGCCCCACGATCTCACGGGAACCCCCGCCGCGGCCCTGGAGCCCGTTCGCCGCCTGGTCCGGGCCCAGGAGGCGGCCCTGGCCGCCTTCGGGGTGGACACCGACCCGGTGGTGCTGAGCTGGACCCTGACGACCCAGTCCACCGGAGAGGTGCTGGCCCGGGTTCGCGAGCTCGCCCAGGGCGCGGCGGCCGTCGCGCCGGGGCCGGCCGCCACGACGGGAGCCCTGGTCCCGGGCAGTCCCGATCTCGCCTTCGTGTACGTGGGCACCCTGACCGCCCCCTACTACCAGGGGATACCCTCGGCCGAGGCACCCACGGCACCCCTGGCCCGCTTCTGGCTCCCCGCCGTCCCCACCTTCGGCGAGCACCTCACCGGCCTCAACGCCGCCGTGGGACCGGCAAAGACGGCGGACCAGACCATCCCCCTCGTCCTCACGGTGCCGCGGACCGCGAGGCCCGCGGGAGGCAAGTGGCCCGTGGTGATCTTCCAGCACGGCATCACCACCAACCGCTCCGTCGTTCTCGCCGTGGCCGACTCCCTGGCGGCGGCGGGTTTTGCCGCCGTCTCCATCGACCTGCCGCTCCACGGCCTCCCGCCGGGGCACCCGCTGCGGCTTCCGGGCGTGGCCGAGCGCACCTTCGACCTCGACCTGGCCGACAACGTCACCGGCGCCCCGGGGCCGGACGGCACCCCGGACGCCTCCGGCACCCACTTCATCAACCTGGCGAGCCTGCTCACGAGTCGCGACAACGTGCGCCAGGGGGTGGCCGACCTGTTCGCCCTCACCAAGGCCCTGGAGGAGCTTGACTACGACGGAGGCGGGGCGGACCTCGACCCCTCCGAGGTCTACTTCCTGGGCCACTCCCTGGGCGGCATGGTGGGCACGCCGTTCCTCGCCCTGGAGTCGGGGGTCCGCTCCGCCGTGCTCGCCATGCCCGGCGGCGGGATCGCCAAGCTCCTGGACGGCTCGGCCTCCTTCGGTCCCCGGCTCGAAGCCGGTCTCGCAGCCAACGGCCTGGTCAAGGGCACCGCCGACTACGAGAGCTTCTTCGCCGTGGCCCAGGCGGCCCTGGACTCGGCCGACCCCCTCAACTACGCTCCAGGGGCTGTTGCGGGGCGCGGCCTGCTCCTCTACGAGGTGCTGGGGGACCGGGTCGTTCCCAACAACGTCCTCCCCACCAACCCCGTCCTGGCGCCCCGCACGGTGCCCTCGGTGCTGGCAGGGACCGATCCCCTCATCCGGGTCCTGAATCTGACCCAGGTCGGCGAGACCACCCCCGCCGAGGGTCTTAGCCCGAGCCCGCTTCACGCCTGGGTGGGCTTCACCCAGGGGGACCACGGCTCGCTCCTGGACCCCACGGCCAGCGTCGCCTCCACCCAGGTCATGCAGGGGGCGGCCGCGGCCTTCCTCGCCACCGACGGCGGCCGGGTCGTGATCGCAGACCCGTCCGTGGTCCTGGCTCCTTGACCCAACCTCTCACGCCACGGGGAGCTCCCATGAAGAACACGGTGCACGAGACCGCACGCCCTTGCCGGCGGGCCCGGGGCTTCCGGGGCCTGGCCGCGCTCGCCGCTTCGATCTGCCTCCTTCTCCCCGCCGCCGCCGGGGCCTTCCAGCTCTATGACGGCGACTACTTCCAGGTCCGGCTCGACACCACCCTGTCCTACGGGATCATGTGGCGGGTGGAGAAGCGCGACCCGGACCTCATCGGCGTCGCCAACGGAGGAAAGGCCTACTCCCTCAATGGGGACGACGGCAACCTCAACTACGGCCGGGGGATCGTGAGCAACCTGGGCCGCATCACCTCGGAGCTCGAGGTCCGGGGCCGCGACGTGGGCGCCTTCGTCCGGGGCACGGCCTTCTACGACTACGAGAACATGCGGCGCGACCGGGACCGCACGAGCCTGACGGACGACGCCAAGGAGCTCGTGGGCAAGGACATCGACCTCCTCGACGCCTACGTCTGGGGCAAGGTGAACCTGGGGACCCGCCCCTTCCAGCTCCGGGTGGGCGAGCAGGTGGTGAGCTGGGGGGAGAGCACCTTCATCCAGAGCGGCATCAACATCTTGAATCCCGTCAACGTGGCGGCGCTGCGCCAGCCAGGCTCCGAGCTCAAGGAGGCCCTGGTGCCCGAGGGGATGGTGTGGGGGTCCCTGGGGCTCAGCCGGAACCTCAACCTGGAAGCCGTGTACCTCTACGACTGGGAGCCGGTGGAGATCGACCCCGTGGGATCCTACTTCAGCTCGTCCGACATCGTGGGCGCCGGGGGCAAGAAGGTTCTGCTGGGGTTCGGGGCATACCCCGACGGAGGAGACAGGCCCGCAGACGAGGTCTTCCAGGCCGTGCCCCGGGGTTCCACCCGCAACGCCGACGACCAGGGCCAGTACGGCCTGGGCCTGCGGTGGTTCGCGCCGGGGCTCAACGACACCGAGTTCGGCTTCTTCTTCGTGAACTACCACAGCCGGCTTCCCGTGATCAGCTCCCGCACGGGCACGGCCGCCGGGGTGGCGGCGGCGAGCGCCGTCGGAGTCGTCGGCCCCGCGGTGGCGGGCACCCTCGCGACGGGGGGCACCCCTGCGCAAGCCGTAGCCGCCGGCACGGCGGCGGGCACGGCAGCCGGCATGAGCGAGGCAGCCGCCGCAGCCTCCTCCCAGAACGTGGTATCGAATTTCGGGCCGGCCATGGCCGGAACCGGCAACAACCCCACCGCGGCGCTCTCCGCCATCGCGCTGGACAACTACGCCAAGACCGCCCGCTACTTCACCGAGTACCCGGAAGACATCAAGCTCTTCGGCGTGAGCTTCAACACGCTGCTGCGCAGCACCGGCATCGCCCTCCAGGGCGAGGTCTCCCACCGCCGGGACGTGCCCCTCCAGGCGGACGACCTGGAGCTCCTGTTCGCCACCCTCGGCGGGCTCAACGCAGATCTCGCCGACAAGAACCAGCTCCAGAACACCTACATGAGGCTGGACCAGGAGATCTCGGGCTACATCCTGCGCAACATGACCCAAGTCCAGGCCACGGGCACCAAGGTCTTCGGCCCGGGCTTTTTGTGGACCGACCAGTCGGTGCTCGTGGCCGAGGTGGGGTACACCCGGGTGCACAACATGCCCCACAAGAACGACCTGCGCCTGGAGGCTCCCGGCACCTACATCGGCGGCAACGAGGACCTGGCGTACACCCACGGCATCCACGCCGCGGGGAAGTACGAGCCCGCGTCGGCCTTTGCCGACGCCAACTCCTGGGGCTACCGGGCGGTGTACCGGCTCGACTACAACAACGCCGTGGGGGCCGTGAACCTCTCCCCCCGCCTCGCCTGGGCCCACGACGTGAACGGCACCACCCCCGGCCCC
Coding sequences within it:
- a CDS encoding DUF1302 domain-containing protein; the encoded protein is MKNTVHETARPCRRARGFRGLAALAASICLLLPAAAGAFQLYDGDYFQVRLDTTLSYGIMWRVEKRDPDLIGVANGGKAYSLNGDDGNLNYGRGIVSNLGRITSELEVRGRDVGAFVRGTAFYDYENMRRDRDRTSLTDDAKELVGKDIDLLDAYVWGKVNLGTRPFQLRVGEQVVSWGESTFIQSGINILNPVNVAALRQPGSELKEALVPEGMVWGSLGLSRNLNLEAVYLYDWEPVEIDPVGSYFSSSDIVGAGGKKVLLGFGAYPDGGDRPADEVFQAVPRGSTRNADDQGQYGLGLRWFAPGLNDTEFGFFFVNYHSRLPVISSRTGTAAGVAAASAVGVVGPAVAGTLATGGTPAQAVAAGTAAGTAAGMSEAAAAASSQNVVSNFGPAMAGTGNNPTAALSAIALDNYAKTARYFTEYPEDIKLFGVSFNTLLRSTGIALQGEVSHRRDVPLQADDLELLFATLGGLNADLADKNQLQNTYMRLDQEISGYILRNMTQVQATGTKVFGPGFLWTDQSVLVAEVGYTRVHNMPHKNDLRLEAPGTYIGGNEDLAYTHGIHAAGKYEPASAFADANSWGYRAVYRLDYNNAVGAVNLSPRLAWAHDVNGTTPGPGGNFLEGRRAVTAGLGATYLSSWSGDLSYTSFFGAGRRNLINDRDFVALNVKYSF
- a CDS encoding acyl-CoA dehydrogenase family protein — its product is MSEASYVKGGSFLVRDTAPGEIFTPEDLTSEQLQFAKTARDFVVNEAIPVSDPIENKEFEVTLGLFRKAGELGLLMADVPEEYGGLGLDKASSALITENMSGQGSFSVMYGAHVGIGTLPIVYYGTPELKQKYLPGLADGSTVGCYCLTEPQAGSDALSGRTKAVLSPDGTHYVLNGTKQFITNGGLAQVFIVFAKIDGEHFTGFVLDRNTPGLTVGPEEHKLGIRGSSTTTVILEDARVPTGNVLGEIGQGHKIAFNILNIGRFKLGAGCVGSCRFAIEHSLAYALERKQFGRRLADFGLIREKLAEMVVRTYAAQAAVYRTVGLIDHLLASGGAHGAAALQSIEEYSVECAMVKVIGSEALDYVVDEAVQVFGGYGYCAEYPVERYYRDSRINRIFEGTNEINRMLVPGMLLRKAMKGEIPLFQAAKALQEELMGIPSFDLEAETGLLDAEVKLVANLKKFALFVAGVAAQKHGKALAEQQVVLSRLADLCIAAYTAESTLLRALKDAGKRGEAAAAVPVAIARIACEEAMSRAEGFARETLAAMESGDTLTTMLAALRRLLRRTPADTVALRDQIAARLVEMERLAY
- a CDS encoding lipase, with translation MRRKPWRNTLRAALALLAAALLFGCGSDVLPGNSVDFEEDPASGGHPAARGFTANLDLTRGVVPSATNLLFSGSQDGTLNIPVLASDSAGARALKATLNALDGFSTVAPFSTTFSAELDPASLTPATVRVFEVTLTGIGGAVTGVTRELAFGAEFAATLSSVDPAGRTLVIVPLRPLEPRTSYLVALTDGIRSADGRSAMAADHYLTAKTVPHDLTGTPAAALEPVRRLVRAQEAALAAFGVDTDPVVLSWTLTTQSTGEVLARVRELAQGAAAVAPGPAATTGALVPGSPDLAFVYVGTLTAPYYQGIPSAEAPTAPLARFWLPAVPTFGEHLTGLNAAVGPAKTADQTIPLVLTVPRTARPAGGKWPVVIFQHGITTNRSVVLAVADSLAAAGFAAVSIDLPLHGLPPGHPLRLPGVAERTFDLDLADNVTGAPGPDGTPDASGTHFINLASLLTSRDNVRQGVADLFALTKALEELDYDGGGADLDPSEVYFLGHSLGGMVGTPFLALESGVRSAVLAMPGGGIAKLLDGSASFGPRLEAGLAANGLVKGTADYESFFAVAQAALDSADPLNYAPGAVAGRGLLLYEVLGDRVVPNNVLPTNPVLAPRTVPSVLAGTDPLIRVLNLTQVGETTPAEGLSPSPLHAWVGFTQGDHGSLLDPTASVASTQVMQGAAAAFLATDGGRVVIADPSVVLAP